The Meles meles chromosome 6, mMelMel3.1 paternal haplotype, whole genome shotgun sequence DNA segment GATCTAGGCATGTCAGACCAAGATCTGTTATTTAGAAAAGTTAAGTCATCTAGGCCTTAGGGTTCAGTTGTGTTATTCCTGGAAAATGTTTTCCACTTTTCTGCAAATCTATATCTGACCTGCTGAGGAAATCGTTTGGTGAAATGGATCCAGAAAGCAGAGACAATGCTTCATTACTTTAAATAGCAGCACTAAGCCCATTATAGCCTCTGAATTGTCCCTTCTTGGAGATCACTAATGCTTCCAGCTTAGTCATTTGGAGCTCAAGAATATGATTTTATAAGTCCCGACTGATAATACTCGTCTATTACAGGCTGTATAATTATCTATCTGTTTTGGACTATATATTACAAAACTTAAAACACAAGATCCTATCCACATTGGTCATTATTAAACCAACTTTGGGCTGTGTTTTGTGACACTATTTTCTAGAATTCTTCTACGGATCTAATCAAATAAAGACTTCTTGAACCCAGTTCTACTGAATCCATATTTTTCTGTTCAAATAAAGGGGAACCAGGCAAATATACCAGTTTAAGTTACTTCACTGGATTTGAGGCTCTCAGTTTTAGGTTGTGTGTTTCTTGACTGTAGTAGTCGTCTCTATTGTGAGATACAGTATGGTTAGATAGGAAACCAAGAGACCTAGTTCTAAAATGAGCTTTgccggagcacctgggtggcccagtgggttaaagcctctgccttcggctcaggttcatgatcccagggtcctgggatcgagccctgcatcggcctctctgctcagcggggagcctgcttcccttcctctctctgcctgcctctgcctacttgtgatctgtctgtcaaataaataataaaaataaaatcttgaaaaaaaaaatgagctttgCCACCTGCTCATGTTGGGACATTGGGCAGATTATAGGCACCTTGGCTCTTCagtggaaaaatagaaataatgatgCCTCCTGCACAAAGTTGTAAAATCAAATGATAAAACATAAGTGAAAGTGTTTTTAAGTTGTGCAGTGCTGTGTACAGGCAGCTATTAGTGGTCTTTCTGAAGGAACTCTGAAATAGAGGGAAACACTACTGTATTGTATTTAATAGTATGATTAAAGGCTATGGGacacctggcttgctcagttggttaagcatctgactcttgatttgagctcagacatggtctcaaggttgtgggatcacgccccatgttggactctttgctcagtggggcatctgccggaggttctctctctctgccttaccaaccccctcaaataagtaagtaaaaaaaaaaaaaaaaaaatacagactttatAGTCAACTGACCTGGGTTTAACGTTCAACTCTGCTACTTGGAGCCCTTTGTTCTTGGCAGGTGTCTTGTTCACTTACCTTCTCTTTAAAACAGAGAATTCTTCATAGAGTCAGTACGAGGATTAAGTAACCTAATTACGTACTTACGCAGTGTATGAGtgtagtaaatattcaataaatgatagTTTGTCAGTTGATGACAGTTGTGATGGTGATGATAAGAAATCAGATTTGAAATCACCAATCAGATTCTGGCTCAGTGTTTCTTAAACTAAGGAGATACAGCTGAGGGAGCACagggaaataataaatttcaGTCTGTGTACCTTTGTCCTCTAAAATCAATTGCCCCAAGCTTTATTTTTTGTTAGAGCCTTCAGAGAAGTGACTGTCTCTGTCCCTGCTCTAAATCAAGTGGCATTATGTCATCTCTCTGGGAATGCTTGTTTATGAGACCCTTCCTACTTCCTGAGTGCCCCTAGGGAAATTTGATTAAAAGATTGAAAGTGGGTGATTATTTTAAGCTTTGCCATGTCTTGTTTATGACCATCAGCTGGTACTTGTGAGGCTGTAAAGGGAGACaaacaagatgaaaaataaaacaatttctcaCTTCTCTTCATTTTAACAACAGCACAACTAAAGATTTAGTAAAAACAAAATGTGCTTGTAAAAGAAGTGTCTCCAGTCCTGCCATGCCTGTTCCCTCCTGAGCCACACTGGGCAAGTCCCTTTCGAAGCATGTAGCATTTTCCCTGTCCAAGTGAGGAGCCCTTTTCCTACCATAATGGCTCTTACTGACTCTCTGCAAAATCACTTACAGTGTTAATTCCCAACCTTCAGGAATCTTTAAATAATTCCTTCAACTTGAGCCTCAGGGGAAAGACCCAATACGTTGTATTGGCATATCAGCCCGAAATTGCCTATGGCGTCATGCCAACATCTAGGACAGCTGCTCTGTTATTAGACATAGCAACAGACTTTAGCACTACGGAGATCATGAACAAATCATACTAGCATCCGGTATGAattctgtatttcatttcttcagagaagccatttgtctctgcaGTTATTGCTCAGAAATCAGTGCTcagtcctgccttccagaaaccCATACCCCAGCTGTTGGCTTTAAAAGCAGGAATCTTGAAAGCCTTGAGTTTTTGACAGTCAAGTTAAGGGTAACCTTAATTTAGCAGAAGGCCCTGCAAAAGGGTGCCAGGGGATTCCCACTGTAATGCTCAGGTTACTCCTTTTGAAACAAAGCACCACAGATGGCATAACTTCAGTTGAAGGTCAGACAGTAAGGATCCTTAACCTCTATTCTGCACTGACTTCTCAGATGATGCAGGTGCTTGGAAAATAGTTATGGGGACGCCACAGGAAAGGTATCTCCCCCCTCAGCATTGGGGTTCATAAGCAGTGTGTCCAGTTTGGAGAACTGCCCCTTCTGGGCTTCaatgaggaaaggaaaatgttCCAACTAGTGGTCCAAGAAGGAGAGGTGAAGTGAGCAGTTTCCAGCAAGAGGTTTGTGAGGCAAAGTGACAGGGCAGTGGCTTCTCAGCAGGTGTCTTTTCCAGAACATGATAGGACCTGGCATTGGTGGTGTTTGTGCCTTTGGAGTCTGCCTGTACTTGCTGAAGAATCTTGGGCACTGTCTTTACAAAGCCATTTGgcaaaaaaagtgaaatcagtCATTCATGCCTACGCTGGTCTGTCTTGTGCCTGGATCTGGGAACATGTGAGTTTGAGAAAGATAAGGGTAGCACGGAACTGTGAAAAGGAGGGAGTCGGTCCTGCTAAGGATCAAAAAGAAATGCGACTCAGCAAGGTGGTCAGGGAAATAAGTACTCTTTGTGTTCCCAGGAACCGCACCCTCCACACCCTTGCCGTCAGTTAAAGTTGACCAAATTTGTGTCCTAGCAACGTCTCCAAGTGCAGGTAATTCTTGGCTGGCCCAGTACCTGCAGTGATAGTGACATTTTCCTCAGTGAAGTCCTTTAACCAGCCTCCCAGTACTCTCCACTGAAAGGCTTGCTGTCTTTTCCTCCCCTTTACCTCTCattacctgccccccccccccagctgctgCCCCTGCCTCTGTTCTGGAGGAGCCATTTAGTAATAATAGAGTTCATACTTCCTGCAATTCCACCTGCCACCACAGACCCTGGCCAGAGCCTGCTCTTGACAGTCATCAGGGTGTCACCCAGATCAGAGCGTTCCTCTGTCAAGCCTTTGTGCACTGCCAGCTGTCTGTCCAACCTGCAGTTTTGTGTTACCCCTCTACCCTCCATCGAGGAAGAAGACACAGGGAGCCTGACCGTTTGCATACCTGCCCTTTATTGGACACTGCTGGCAGCCTGGCTCTAAGCCCTTCACATTTCTCAGACACCGCCCATAAGGTTTAGGAAGGTGCCATCATTCTGTGAAGGCCCAGAGCCATCCAAATCTTGGAGCTCCAAGTAGAATCACCAAGCaggagtttgggggagggaagggagacaggTGGCCTGGAAGGGCAAGGCTCTTCAAGAGGAAGCTTTGGCCCAGCAGTGCCTCCTGCTGGCACACTGAAGCCTAAGGAAAGATACCAGGGGCGGGATGGGGTAGATCTGCGAGCTGAGCAGCTAGCTCCTGTCTATATGGCAACTTTGAGGAGACGCTTGATGTCAGGCTCAATGCTGATGGTAGGGAAGCTGCGGCTGTAGCGGCGGAAGGGCTCCCCCTCCGGCCcaataaggaacttctcaaagtTCCAGGCCACGTCGGAGCGGCGCACCGGGCTCCAAATGATGAACTTGGGATCGGTCATGAGGGAAAATGGGTCATCATAAGGGTAGGGGAGCTTGTCCTTCAGGTAGGCGAAGACAGGATGCTCGTTCTGACCATTCACCTCACACTTTTGGACAAGAGTAAAAGTGGGCTGGAATCCACCCCCGGGGCGGACATACTTGAGACTGTTCAGGATCTCCTCATTCTGACAGTTCTCCTGGgggaggaaaaagacaaagagcatggaagagggaagggggaaataaAAGATCCACGAAAACCTTTCACCCTCCTATAGTCCCTTCCCAGGACCATTCTTTTGTGTGTAGCTCCCCTGTGTCCcctgttctttttccttcttccctagCTTTTTCCTACTCTTGACTTGGAGATTCCCCATTCACAGCTATTGTTTGATGGTTTGCGAGGCCATTCCTGAAAATTCTTCCAGTTCCTAGCTTGGCTGTCGTTACAGCGAATGATTTAGCactttcaaactgctgcttctctctctaaacTACCCTGAACAGTTCTTAGGATATCTGTCTGAAACTTCAAGGTACCTTGAGTTCGGGGcagtagaaagaaaggaaaaaaagaggctcaGGTGATGCCATCTAGAACTCTCACTTTtttggacccccccccccctcacacacacactcacacacacatccaggcaaaccttccccttccctctcctctgatTTTGCCTCTGTTGTTTCTGATTACATGTGAGTGTTGAGtatagcctctgcctttcatCTTGCCTTTTCCTCGATTTGAAATGTAAGTGGGAGGAAGCTTCATGAAGAAAGGCCCCATCCAAGGAAGTCTAGCTTTCAGGTGCTACAAAGGCAAAGTAAATTAGAGATGACAGTGGATGTATGCTAAATGGAATTGCTTAGGACCAGCAGGGATGATTTAACAGGAAAGAGTGTTTAGGATTCTGGAATAGGCCAAGGGAAGGAAAGCTAAGTGTGTACTTGAGGACTACCGTTGTGAATGTGTAGTTAGCATTCCTTTTACTTCCAGACTGCTCTCCCAAGACTTCTTACACTCACTCACTAGACTCAGCTGTGAGGACTTTAGCTCTGAGCCTGTTACTTGTCTTTTCCTCCCCCTTGCCATCCCTGTTCTATCCCTACTAGGCATTCTCCACCCCTGCGAACCCGAAAAGGCCCATGGAAACCCTTATTTTCCACCCCTTCCCCTGGGTCTAAGAGTCAGATATCTCCTTGTGGGAGAAAGTTCTTGCCTCTGACGTACTAGAACCagtgagctcttttttttaaaaaaatatttttatttatttgacagagagaaatcacaactaggcagagaggcaggcagagagagaggaggaagcaggctccccacggagcagagagcccaatacggggctcgatcccaggatcctgagatcatgacctgagccgaaggcagaggctttaaccaaacccactgagccacccaggcgccccctgacgtACTAGAACCAATCAGTACAGTCAGTTCCAGGCCATCAAGACATCTTGAGCCCAAAGGTGATCCCAATTAGACTCCTTATCTCTTAATGCAGATGGCTGGCGGGCTACTGGTAGGTTACAGATTTCCTCCAGCCACTAGCTAGCCTGATGGTGGAAGGGTAGAGACACCTCTGGGATGGAAGAGACACCGCTCAAGTGGTttcaccctttctctctccagGCCTGGCCAAGCCTAGAAACAGActgagaaacaaaagcaacagtGACAGCAGTGATGGTCTGGACTCAGGTTTGTCACAGCCAAGGACACTTTAGCCTTCCCGCTGTATCTCTGCTAATCAATTCCTTGCTGTCACACCACTGTGAACTGAACTGAGGGGCTTATAATTAGAGGGTTCACTTGAGGACATTCTGTCTGCTGGTGCTGTTAAAATAATAAGTGAATATAGAAGAATCCCTGAAAGAGAACTTGAGGTATGTGGGCTGAAGATCTAGAACTTGACCCAGTCATCAGAGACAGAGATTTGATCCCTGtgtggaacacacacacaaacacacacacacacactcccaaaaaaaaggaaagaaaaaaatcagagacaggTGCGTGTGACACCCAGAGGAGACCTGTGCATGTTGAGCACCCTGAGCTTTCCACTAAAATCACTCTCCCCTCGGCTGATGTAAAACAGAGTCCTTTGACCTAAATAATAGAGTTGCATTTGCTTCCACTTGCATATTGCTTTAtattttctgaggttttttttttttttgtataactAACCCTCTGAACCTCACAATTATCCTATGAGATGAGTGGCATtatcccatttacagatgaggaaactaaaacagATAAATCAAGTGACTCTTGCATAGGCACAGAGCCACGGAAGAGCAGAACCACATCTAGCTGCAACTAAGGTCTCCTGGGTCAGTTCAATCCTAGTGTGATTGTTGATCTTCTATTTCCTTCCACTCATCCTCTCAGCG contains these protein-coding regions:
- the GPX2 gene encoding glutathione peroxidase 2 — protein: MAYIAKSFYDLSAVSLDGEKVDFNTFRGRAVLIENVASLUGTTTRDFTQLNELQCRFPRRLVVLGFPCNQFGHQENCQNEEILNSLKYVRPGGGFQPTFTLVQKCEVNGQNEHPVFAYLKDKLPYPYDDPFSLMTDPKFIIWSPVRRSDVAWNFEKFLIGPEGEPFRRYSRSFPTISIEPDIKRLLKVAI